A single genomic interval of uncultured Pseudodesulfovibrio sp. harbors:
- a CDS encoding DUF3343 domain-containing protein, with protein MSFLNLFRKSPPSPATGSRVSRGLLVFDHTSEVIRAEKILKADGWDIKVMGPPPEIQKGCDLVVEFPLIEKLNILRSLEEAGIPPLESVPVTGPLLLPVDLFQTKDFGDYLMVRAANMKITVEKATRTIVNVSGGGCPDVPYIATRLIGYTLDDAPAPRSIGHTLCGYALDLAYQEILRQCSR; from the coding sequence TTGTCCTTTTTGAATCTGTTCAGAAAAAGCCCCCCCTCACCTGCGACTGGCTCGCGGGTGAGTCGGGGGCTTCTTGTCTTTGATCATACCAGTGAAGTGATTCGGGCGGAAAAGATTCTCAAGGCAGACGGGTGGGATATCAAGGTCATGGGACCACCTCCGGAAATCCAGAAGGGGTGCGATCTGGTGGTGGAATTCCCGCTCATTGAGAAATTGAACATTTTGCGTAGTCTAGAAGAAGCTGGCATTCCTCCCTTGGAGAGCGTTCCTGTGACCGGTCCTTTGCTTTTGCCCGTGGATCTGTTTCAGACAAAGGATTTCGGTGATTATCTCATGGTGCGTGCGGCCAACATGAAGATCACTGTGGAGAAGGCCACTCGAACCATCGTGAATGTGTCGGGTGGAGGGTGTCCGGACGTACCGTATATCGCCACTCGTTTGATTGGGTATACTCTGGATGATGCTCCCGCCCCGCGTAGCATCGGACATACCTTGTGTGGCTACGCCCTTGATCTCGCCTATCAGGAGATACTGCGCCAATGCTCGCGATAG
- a CDS encoding glycosyltransferase family 2 protein, protein MSNADKFSVVLPVFNEQDNLETLFSELKRAADSTGRPWEAVFVDDTSTDASLSIIQKLAEAHDEVRYVAFADNRGQSAAFCAGFDAADSDIIITMDSDLQNDPADIPAMLELFGDECEMVIGWRAKRRDTFIKRISSKIANAIRDFIVDDGVRDTGCSLKVMRRDMLMRLPRFKNMHRYFPILMKVQGARIKEVKVNHRERFSGVSKYGTLDRAMAGIYDLIGVQWLIKRHIGYSVKEKK, encoded by the coding sequence ATGAGCAATGCAGATAAATTCTCCGTGGTGCTGCCGGTTTTCAATGAGCAGGATAATCTGGAAACACTGTTTTCCGAACTCAAGCGTGCCGCAGATTCCACCGGCAGACCTTGGGAAGCCGTATTCGTGGATGACACCAGCACTGATGCGAGCCTCTCCATCATACAGAAACTGGCCGAGGCCCATGACGAAGTCAGATATGTGGCCTTTGCCGACAATCGGGGGCAGTCTGCGGCTTTTTGTGCCGGATTTGACGCTGCCGATTCCGATATCATCATAACCATGGATTCCGATTTGCAGAACGATCCGGCCGATATTCCGGCCATGCTCGAACTGTTCGGGGATGAATGCGAAATGGTTATCGGCTGGCGGGCCAAGCGCCGGGATACCTTCATAAAAAGAATTTCTTCGAAGATTGCCAATGCCATCCGTGATTTCATTGTGGATGACGGCGTGCGCGATACCGGATGTTCGCTCAAGGTCATGCGGCGGGACATGCTCATGCGGCTTCCCCGTTTCAAGAACATGCACCGCTATTTCCCCATTCTCATGAAGGTGCAGGGTGCTCGGATCAAGGAAGTCAAAGTCAATCATCGTGAGCGGTTCAGCGGTGTGTCCAAGTATGGCACGCTTGATCGCGCCATGGCTGGAATCTATGACCTTATCGGCGTGCAGTGGCTTATTAAGAGGCACATCGGCTATTCGGTGAAGGAAAAGAAGTAA
- the yedE gene encoding YedE family putative selenium transporter, translating to MNNFFATRKGIVAVGLIIGIFAALLQYLGNPGNMGICVACFERDIAGAVGLHRAGVVQYMRPEIIGFVLGAMIAAFIGRDFRPRAGSAPIVRFILGVFAMIGALVFLGCPWRALLRLAGGDLNAVIGLAGLIAGIWIGTLFFRKGYNLGRSQKTYTSVGLLMPLVMIGLLLLMLIYPQIDGQAKSGVLFYSLKGPGAMHAPLLVSLGVGLLVGAIAQRSRFCTMGAFRDLILFKQMHLLIGVIALLVAAFAMNLALGQFNMGFEHQPVAHSQAIWNFAGMLLAGLCFALAGGCPGRQLFMAGEGDGDAAVFVFGMIVGAGFAHNFGLASSPKGVGPHGIAAVFIGLAVCLFIGFTMRKKA from the coding sequence ATGAACAATTTTTTTGCCACACGAAAAGGCATAGTTGCCGTTGGATTGATAATCGGTATCTTCGCGGCTTTACTACAGTATCTGGGTAACCCCGGTAACATGGGAATCTGCGTGGCCTGTTTTGAGCGCGACATAGCCGGAGCGGTCGGCCTGCACAGGGCAGGCGTGGTCCAGTACATGCGCCCTGAAATTATCGGGTTCGTACTCGGTGCGATGATAGCTGCTTTTATCGGACGAGATTTCAGGCCAAGGGCAGGATCAGCTCCCATCGTCCGTTTCATTCTCGGCGTGTTCGCCATGATCGGCGCACTGGTCTTCCTCGGATGCCCGTGGCGTGCGCTGCTTCGGTTGGCCGGTGGTGACCTGAATGCCGTCATCGGACTGGCCGGACTCATCGCCGGTATTTGGATCGGCACGTTGTTTTTCCGTAAGGGCTATAATCTGGGACGCAGCCAGAAGACCTATACTTCGGTCGGCCTTCTCATGCCGTTGGTCATGATCGGGCTTCTGCTTCTCATGCTTATTTATCCCCAGATAGACGGTCAGGCCAAATCGGGTGTGTTGTTCTACAGCCTCAAGGGCCCTGGAGCCATGCATGCGCCTCTTCTGGTTTCCTTGGGCGTCGGTCTGTTGGTTGGTGCTATTGCCCAGCGCAGCCGTTTCTGCACCATGGGCGCATTTCGTGACCTGATCCTGTTCAAGCAAATGCATCTGTTGATTGGCGTTATCGCTCTGCTCGTAGCCGCTTTTGCAATGAATCTTGCTCTTGGCCAGTTCAATATGGGATTTGAGCATCAGCCCGTGGCGCATTCTCAGGCCATTTGGAACTTCGCCGGAATGCTTTTGGCTGGCTTGTGCTTTGCCCTTGCCGGTGGTTGTCCCGGACGTCAGCTTTTCATGGCTGGTGAAGGTGACGGCGATGCCGCAGTGTTTGTGTTCGGTATGATCGTTGGAGCCGGCTTTGCACATAACTTCGGTCTGGCCAGTTCCCCCAAGGGCGTTGGCCCACACGGCATAGCCGCCGTGTTCATCGGGTTGGCAGTCTGCCTGTTCATCGGTTTTACAATGCGTAAAAAGGCATAA
- a CDS encoding VTT domain-containing protein, producing MTNKSKDNKGLKAAVKGLIMLAGLGLAVYLARMTGVNDMLKDTQWFSEHVLGSGPLSIFIFLGVGAVFTAVGLPRQLVAFMGGFAFGAVSGTALATLGTGLGCALAAGFARWGGRDFISRLMGRRIMRFDGFLRHKPFKTALAIRFFPLGSNVLTNLAAGISAIPLMPFILGSTIGYIPQNFIFALFGAGMQKESTTGIVLSIGMGVVLFAVSIWIGMAVYRSYKAEAAEAGVFFEDQED from the coding sequence ATGACAAATAAAAGCAAGGACAACAAAGGCCTCAAGGCCGCAGTCAAGGGTCTCATCATGTTGGCCGGACTCGGGCTTGCCGTGTATCTCGCCCGGATGACGGGCGTGAATGACATGCTCAAGGATACCCAGTGGTTCAGTGAGCATGTTCTCGGTTCCGGCCCTCTGTCCATATTCATTTTTCTCGGAGTCGGTGCCGTTTTCACGGCGGTCGGCCTGCCGCGTCAGCTTGTCGCCTTCATGGGCGGCTTTGCTTTTGGAGCGGTCAGCGGTACGGCGCTTGCCACCTTGGGAACCGGGCTTGGTTGTGCGTTGGCGGCTGGTTTCGCTCGCTGGGGCGGACGTGATTTCATTTCACGGCTGATGGGACGGCGTATAATGCGTTTTGACGGATTCCTGCGTCACAAGCCGTTCAAGACCGCGCTTGCCATTCGTTTTTTCCCGCTTGGCAGTAACGTACTGACCAATCTGGCCGCAGGCATCAGTGCGATTCCTCTCATGCCGTTTATACTTGGCTCGACCATCGGCTATATCCCGCAGAATTTCATTTTTGCTCTTTTCGGCGCAGGCATGCAGAAAGAGTCCACGACCGGCATCGTCCTTTCCATCGGCATGGGCGTGGTACTGTTCGCGGTATCCATCTGGATCGGCATGGCAGTGTATCGCAGCTACAAAGCCGAAGCCGCCGAGGCGGGTGTCTTCTTTGAGGATCAGGAAGACTGA
- a CDS encoding sulfurtransferase TusA family protein translates to MSEVIDERGLSCPQPVLDTLEKIEAMGTGKLEVLVDTDAAKENISRAVQGKGWAVESIDEEDTGEYRLRLAGD, encoded by the coding sequence ATGAGTGAAGTCATAGACGAACGAGGGCTTTCCTGCCCCCAGCCGGTTCTGGATACTTTGGAAAAAATCGAAGCCATGGGAACGGGAAAACTCGAAGTTCTGGTGGATACTGACGCTGCAAAGGAAAACATTTCCCGCGCAGTGCAGGGCAAAGGATGGGCTGTTGAGTCCATCGATGAGGAAGACACTGGCGAATATCGTTTGAGATTGGCCGGAGACTAG
- a CDS encoding phosphatase PAP2 family protein, with translation MFFLTPTLDLKLFLLVNQEWRNGLFDIIMPILSSMSVLLVAIALCIIVAVIKGGKKQIIFFLILLAGMGLSDFTTNIVKKQVNRARPHNVVPGTHHQLHGYWQQLPKDFVQTQPGGTSYPSGHSANTMCLAVLAMLIWPALKKWPLLLPVLVGYSRLYLGKHYPTDVIGGWLMGVVVATAVWLIWKYALSQRIFPKDQSS, from the coding sequence ATGTTTTTTCTAACCCCCACCCTTGACCTCAAACTATTCCTGCTCGTTAATCAGGAATGGCGCAATGGCCTGTTCGACATCATCATGCCGATCCTTTCATCCATGTCCGTCCTTCTGGTTGCCATTGCCCTGTGCATCATCGTTGCCGTCATCAAGGGCGGCAAAAAGCAGATCATTTTCTTCCTCATCCTTCTGGCAGGGATGGGGCTGTCGGATTTCACCACCAACATCGTGAAAAAGCAGGTCAACCGAGCCCGACCACACAATGTCGTTCCGGGCACCCACCACCAGCTGCACGGCTACTGGCAGCAACTCCCCAAAGACTTCGTCCAGACCCAACCGGGCGGCACGTCCTACCCTTCCGGGCACAGCGCCAACACCATGTGTCTTGCCGTTCTGGCAATGCTCATCTGGCCAGCACTCAAGAAATGGCCTTTGCTCCTGCCTGTTCTGGTAGGGTATTCCCGCCTGTATCTGGGAAAGCATTATCCCACGGATGTCATCGGAGGATGGCTGATGGGGGTTGTTGTCGCGACAGCAGTCTGGCTTATCTGGAAATACGCTCTCAGCCAGCGAATCTTCCCGAAAGATCAGTCTTCCTGA
- a CDS encoding Crp/Fnr family transcriptional regulator → MKTRLMDVNLLDVLSEPDLAELRNNFNTRTYPGGTIIFGPHHSENLVFIVAQGKARLYLSYGEKDFTLSILTPGDIYTTHTSATVEALDDMEILVIPTDRLAALLSDHPILTRTMVHVLGDILHSAFDIINSLAFKDIPRRITELLLATARENGKETEEGISIRLSLTTQHIASIVGSSRQSVSETISKLEKDGLIIRQGRGAFLIPDIQSLESITSLSS, encoded by the coding sequence GTGAAGACACGTCTCATGGATGTCAACCTCCTGGATGTTTTATCCGAACCCGACCTTGCCGAACTACGCAACAATTTCAACACGCGCACCTATCCCGGCGGGACCATCATCTTCGGCCCTCATCACAGTGAAAACCTTGTCTTCATTGTGGCTCAGGGAAAAGCGCGCCTTTATCTTTCGTACGGCGAGAAGGACTTCACCCTTTCCATTCTGACACCGGGGGACATCTACACCACTCACACCAGTGCCACGGTCGAAGCTCTGGACGACATGGAGATACTTGTCATTCCCACCGACCGCCTTGCCGCCCTGCTCTCCGACCATCCGATCCTGACAAGAACCATGGTCCATGTGCTTGGCGACATCCTGCACAGCGCCTTTGACATCATTAACTCACTCGCCTTCAAGGATATTCCGCGAAGGATAACCGAGCTTCTTCTGGCAACAGCCCGCGAAAACGGTAAAGAAACCGAAGAAGGAATCTCCATCCGGCTTTCCCTGACAACCCAGCACATAGCCTCTATCGTGGGTTCATCCAGACAAAGCGTTTCGGAAACCATCTCGAAACTGGAAAAGGACGGACTCATAATAAGGCAGGGACGCGGCGCCTTCCTCATCCCGGACATACAATCTCTCGAAAGCATTACTTCACTTTCAAGTTAA
- a CDS encoding glycosyltransferase family 4 protein, with protein sequence MATHDKKARIAVVMPRLSRYGGAESFAWRLSEALAARGHSVDFICARCEGEPPAGVNPVVVGRFGGMRLIKTLWFAFMSERMRKKGDYDLVFGMGNTANQDILRLGGGSISLFWQLSKRAWPKGFARSFKMFRRRISPVNWAIHILDDIRMRRTKRIVAVSHRVRDWTVQAHPHLKCEDIDVVYNRPDLSRFSPVSEEERQRLRSEAGVGAEQVVLATAATNFALKGVRYLIESLTRLPENFVLHVAGGRKPGKYQRLAKQLGVENRVRFFGKVDDMPSFYRRADVFVLATFYDACSNAVLEALACGCRVVSSNLNGSAFFLPEKWVFDDPADVPALAEIMFRVSEEASPAPFEWPEDVSSGLEPYIEMIEQSVC encoded by the coding sequence ATGGCTACACATGATAAAAAAGCGCGAATTGCGGTCGTTATGCCGCGTTTGAGCCGGTATGGCGGGGCGGAGTCCTTTGCCTGGAGGCTGAGCGAGGCCCTGGCTGCCCGCGGACATTCTGTTGATTTCATATGCGCCCGATGTGAAGGGGAGCCGCCTGCGGGCGTCAATCCCGTTGTCGTCGGCCGTTTCGGAGGAATGCGTCTTATCAAGACGTTGTGGTTCGCTTTCATGTCCGAGCGCATGCGGAAGAAGGGCGATTACGATCTCGTGTTCGGCATGGGGAATACTGCCAATCAGGACATTCTCCGGCTTGGCGGCGGTTCGATTTCTCTTTTCTGGCAGCTTTCCAAACGTGCTTGGCCGAAAGGTTTTGCCCGTAGCTTCAAGATGTTTCGTCGCCGTATCTCCCCCGTAAACTGGGCTATACATATCCTTGATGATATACGCATGCGCCGCACAAAGCGGATCGTCGCCGTGTCCCATCGCGTGCGCGACTGGACTGTTCAGGCTCATCCGCACCTGAAGTGCGAAGATATCGACGTTGTATACAATCGTCCTGATCTCAGTCGTTTTTCGCCGGTTTCCGAGGAGGAACGACAGCGGCTGCGTTCCGAGGCCGGTGTCGGAGCTGAGCAGGTCGTTCTTGCGACTGCCGCAACCAATTTTGCGCTCAAGGGTGTCCGCTATCTGATTGAATCGTTGACCCGGCTGCCGGAAAATTTCGTGCTGCATGTGGCCGGTGGTCGCAAGCCGGGGAAATATCAACGTCTTGCGAAACAGTTGGGCGTTGAAAATCGTGTCCGGTTTTTCGGGAAAGTCGACGACATGCCCAGTTTTTATCGCAGGGCGGACGTGTTTGTTCTGGCGACGTTTTATGACGCCTGTTCCAACGCCGTTCTTGAGGCCTTGGCCTGCGGTTGCAGGGTGGTGTCGAGCAACTTGAATGGCAGTGCTTTTTTCCTGCCGGAGAAGTGGGTCTTTGATGATCCGGCGGATGTGCCTGCCTTGGCGGAAATCATGTTTCGCGTGTCTGAAGAAGCCAGCCCTGCGCCTTTTGAATGGCCTGAGGACGTGTCGTCCGGCTTGGAGCCTTATATTGAAATGATCGAGCAATCCGTTTGCTGA
- a CDS encoding glycosyltransferase family 4 protein, whose protein sequence is MKVMFLVPSGTQRSHVRFRVIPFVEHARARGMDVSWKAVPLSFLGRCVFFSRLPKADVYVVHRELLSTLELQAVKRACDRLIYDFSDPVWMLPGDVGRLGCSMGLSKVVWRFERLCRAADSCIVDNRVLADRIASWQNDVHVLPTAVDTEAYVLRSGEHKSDMPVVGWIGDRAEPEQLRCALGSLVSEAGSFQFSVVSGRPYAGPGQEYVFWSTWSEERELEQLQTMDVGLVPLDANEWTKAVSGIDVLRYMASGVAVVATGIGSAAEIVDHGIDGFLVRSEADWKRCILRLLEDESLRQTMVAAAYRKIRDEYSVEALAPRLWRILES, encoded by the coding sequence ATGAAAGTCATGTTTCTCGTCCCGTCCGGGACGCAGCGTTCTCACGTCCGCTTCAGAGTGATTCCGTTTGTCGAGCATGCTCGTGCGCGAGGAATGGATGTCTCATGGAAAGCCGTGCCGCTTTCATTTCTGGGGCGTTGCGTGTTCTTCAGCCGTCTTCCGAAGGCAGATGTTTACGTTGTCCACAGGGAACTATTGTCCACCCTTGAGTTGCAAGCCGTTAAGAGGGCATGTGACCGGTTGATATATGATTTTTCCGATCCGGTATGGATGCTGCCGGGGGATGTCGGCAGGCTGGGCTGTTCCATGGGGCTTTCAAAAGTTGTCTGGCGGTTTGAGCGACTGTGCCGTGCCGCTGATTCGTGCATTGTGGACAATCGGGTGCTGGCTGACAGAATCGCATCGTGGCAGAATGATGTTCATGTTCTTCCCACGGCCGTTGATACCGAAGCTTACGTCCTGCGTTCCGGTGAGCATAAAAGCGATATGCCGGTTGTCGGCTGGATCGGTGATCGTGCCGAACCGGAGCAATTGAGATGTGCGCTCGGTTCGTTGGTTTCCGAGGCCGGTTCCTTTCAGTTTTCCGTAGTCTCCGGCAGACCGTATGCAGGGCCGGGACAGGAATACGTTTTTTGGTCTACCTGGTCGGAGGAACGGGAACTGGAGCAGTTGCAGACTATGGATGTGGGGTTGGTGCCTCTGGATGCAAATGAGTGGACAAAAGCGGTCAGCGGGATCGACGTGTTGCGGTACATGGCGTCCGGTGTCGCCGTTGTCGCGACCGGAATAGGCAGTGCCGCCGAGATTGTCGATCATGGAATTGACGGTTTTCTGGTGCGAAGTGAGGCTGACTGGAAACGCTGTATTCTACGGCTTCTGGAAGACGAATCGTTGCGTCAGACCATGGTTGCGGCTGCCTATCGCAAGATACGTGATGAATATAGTGTTGAGGCCTTGGCTCCTCGATTATGGAGAATTTTGGAAAGTTGA